ATTATTTTTTTGCGGGAATTCCCACACAGATCGGTTCGAATCTTCTTTTAGAATCAACGGGTATGTTCTATCTCGCTTTTTATGACGAAGAAGGAAAACGAATCGAACCCAGAAAATCTCTTACCGTTGAAATGGAAGCTTTGGCGGATCCTACCGATTCCAATGTGTATCGTTTTTCAAAAGGAAATTGGAATTTGGTTTCAACCGGTACCGATACGACTCGCCCGAGGAAGGAAGTTATGGAAATGGAAAGCGAATCGTTTCTTCCTTTCCAAATTTATCCCGAAATCCAATCCTCCGGTTGGTGGAATTTCGATACGCCGAAACCGGAATTCACTTGTCTTGAGGGAAAAGTAGATTTAAAAAATGGTCAAAATTTTTCGGCACAAGCGATCGGGCTCGATTACTACGGAACTAGTTATGCAAACGTGGATCCAAACGGAAATTTTAGAATCAACGTTTTAAAAAATAAAAAAGTAAAAATCCTAATTATAAACTTTAACAGTGCAAAGACGGGTTCCAAACAAATCGGCTCTTTACCTGCCATCCAAACTCAAAATGCGACCGCGTTCTCCTCGAAACCTTCCGATCGCTGTCAAAAAATTTCAGAAATTTTCCCGTTTCCGATCACCGAATCCATCTTCAACGATCGAGCCTCGTTTTTAAAAGCGATAGATATGCCTGACTTATAATATTCTAAATTTAGAATCTAATTTATCGTTTTGTCAGACGCAGAAAAATCGAAACCGGAAAGATCTTACTTTTTGTTTTTATGTTTTTGAGAATTCTTTTTAGGAAACGATTTTGGAACCGTCTGAGACGCAGGTCCCCCCTTTTTCTGAGAAACGACGATCACAGGATTTCCTTTCGGAAGAGAATCCAGAATTTTCAGAAGTTCGGAAAGTTTTCCGCGAAATTGAAATTCGGATTCTAAGGTAAGATCCAAACAAAGAAAAACGTTTCGATCTTCCTTTGCTTCTTTCAGAGCAAAGTCGAGGTCGTGAAGGACGGCCTTGTAACGATAAGGAGTTTCATAGAAGACGAGCGTATGTCCGAATTTCAAATAACGACCCAATTCTTTTCTACGCTCCGGAGATTCTCTGGAAAGAAAACCGCAGAACGTAAACGGAGAAATTTTGAATCCGGAAATACTCAGGGCCGCTCCAAAAGCGATGGCGCCGGGCGCGCTCTGCACCGTCCCTCCTCTTCTCAAAACTTCTTGGACGAGTTCCCGGCCCGGGTCTTCGATTCCGGGAGTGCCCGCGTCCGAAATCAAAACGGTCAGATCCGCGCCGATGACCTTTTCTCCCAAACTTCGGATGTCTTCGGGAGTGGAATGTTCGTTACAAAGTAAAAATTCTTTCCGAACGGAAAGGGATTTGAGAAGAGTGGAAGTTGTTCTGGATTCTTCCCCTATGAGTATATCAGAATGTTCTAATAGTTCTTTGGCTCTCTGTGTTATATCGTCGGGATTTCCGAGAGAGACGGAAACAAGAACCAAAACTCCTTTCGGATCCGCATTCATACTTCAGATCGAAACTCCTTCGAGAACGTTCCATCCTCGAAGACTTTGGATCCTCGTTCCCTGCGGAGGGACGCTTCCTTTTTCTCGATCCAAAAAAACTCCGAGCTTCGCAGATTCCAAAAGAGGAAAGTCGTTTACGGAATCTCCAAAGGCGAGATCGGGCAACGCACCGACTGCGTTTTGAAAACGTTCCACCTTCCCCTTTCCATACGTAAACGGTTCTAAAATTTGAGAAGAATGAATTCCATCCCGAAGTGAAAGTTGCATTCCTAAAACCTTCTCTTCCGGAATTTCAAAAAGGGTCGAAACCGATTGTATGATTTCTTGAGGAGAAGCGGTCACGATCCAAACGTCCCAACCGGAAGATTGTAGGTGACGTACCAATTCTTTCATAGGTTCGTAGATCTTTACGGAAAGTGAATCGGAATCCGTAGAGTGCTGATTCCAGAGGGACCGAGAAATCGCCTTTAATTCCTCGGGAGAATGTCCGGAAAAGATCCAGGAACTCCAACGATAGGAAGCTTCCAAACCCGACTCTCTTTGGATCAAGTCGTATTCTTCCAAGACGAGAGAACGGAACAAAAGAGGATCTTTGAATCTTGCGGAGAGAATTCGTTCCCGATTCTTCTCCGAAAAAAAAGATACGATGTCTTCCCGATAAGCCGGAACTCCTTGCGAAAGAAAAAGCTCCATCACGGCTTCCCCGAAATCGTTTCTTACAAGAGTATTATCAAAATCGAATGCAGCTTTCCCGGGAGAAAGCCGGGAAAGAGTTTCGTAGAGATCCGGATTCCAAAAATCCCGGCGAATGGACACTTTAGGGTTCGATTGTTTCCCGCGCGATCGCAACACGACCCTCGGAAGATGATTGAAAGACCGGAAGGTAGTGTTCCGGATTTAAAACTACGTTTTGATAGCGAACTTCGAAGTGAAGGTGAGGACCGGTTGTATGTCCCGTGTTTCCGGAAAGAGCGATGATCTGCCCTTTTTTGACCTTATCCCCTTCCTTTACATAAAGAAGAGAATTGTGAGCGTAGAGAGTGTTGATCTGATTGATTCCGGGATGGGAAAGAAGAATTTTATTTCCATATCCCCCATCCTTTTTGGATTCCAGAACCACTCCGTCCGCCGCCGCGATGACGATCGATCCGGTAGGACAGGCGATATCCACTCCGGAATGCATCGCGTTCCATCTTCTTCCCAGACGAGAAGTTACGAAAGAATGTTTGAAGCTGATCGGCCAGATAAATTCTCTCTGATCGGTACGAAGAATTTCTCTTCCTTTGTCTTCGAGGAGCAAGCTCCGGGTAAAATTATCATTGTAAGGGAAGAATACGGGTTCGTTGACTGGAATTCTTTCGTTGTCCGGGATTCCGTTGACCCGTTTGATCTCGTGTTCCGTGGTTCCAAAGTTGTGAACCAGGTCGCCAACGGATTCCTTCACACGATTAGGAACGATCCAGATCCCCTCAGAACCTCTGTAGGTCTGAAGATACTGATTGTCCAATTTGATTTCTTCTAAATTTGTATTGGCGAAGGATTTGATGCTGAACAGTAGCCCAAGAACAAGCAATCCCGCCAGAATGTAGCCAGTTTTTCTTTTCATATTGTAGATTCCCAAATATGTCGCCAACAAAACCTCGGAGCCCGAGGCCTATTCCAAAGGTCGGCAACGGAAAACAACTTCTGAAGTCAGTCTTCTCGTTTGGGGATTCCATTCAAGAATTTTTCGGCTCGATTCCCAAAGCAAGAATGAACGATAAAGAAAGATTCTACCTATTTTTTAAAAGAATTAGAAGAATTACGTCCAATTTGGGTAAATTGGCTCCTTTTTCGGCTCCGCCTCCCTGCTATTGAGATTTGATTCTTAATTAGGAAAGAAGGAGTTCCTACTTTTCTCTCCGACCTTCCTGCTTGACAAGGGAGAAAAAGAAATTCTTCCCGAGGAAGAAAAAGAAAAACGAAAAAACACCCCATTCTTCTTTTTGAATTTATGCGTTGCAAAAAGAACGAGACAAGCGTTCTGTTTTTAGGATTCTAAAAAGCGGGATTTGTATTCCGGACTCGGAATTCT
This is a stretch of genomic DNA from Leptospira tipperaryensis. It encodes these proteins:
- a CDS encoding HAD family hydrolase, with the protein product MSIRRDFWNPDLYETLSRLSPGKAAFDFDNTLVRNDFGEAVMELFLSQGVPAYREDIVSFFSEKNRERILSARFKDPLLFRSLVLEEYDLIQRESGLEASYRWSSWIFSGHSPEELKAISRSLWNQHSTDSDSLSVKIYEPMKELVRHLQSSGWDVWIVTASPQEIIQSVSTLFEIPEEKVLGMQLSLRDGIHSSQILEPFTYGKGKVERFQNAVGALPDLAFGDSVNDFPLLESAKLGVFLDREKGSVPPQGTRIQSLRGWNVLEGVSI
- a CDS encoding M23 family metallopeptidase; the encoded protein is MKRKTGYILAGLLVLGLLFSIKSFANTNLEEIKLDNQYLQTYRGSEGIWIVPNRVKESVGDLVHNFGTTEHEIKRVNGIPDNERIPVNEPVFFPYNDNFTRSLLLEDKGREILRTDQREFIWPISFKHSFVTSRLGRRWNAMHSGVDIACPTGSIVIAAADGVVLESKKDGGYGNKILLSHPGINQINTLYAHNSLLYVKEGDKVKKGQIIALSGNTGHTTGPHLHFEVRYQNVVLNPEHYLPVFQSSSEGRVAIARETIEP
- the rsmI gene encoding 16S rRNA (cytidine(1402)-2'-O)-methyltransferase, with translation MNADPKGVLVLVSVSLGNPDDITQRAKELLEHSDILIGEESRTTSTLLKSLSVRKEFLLCNEHSTPEDIRSLGEKVIGADLTVLISDAGTPGIEDPGRELVQEVLRRGGTVQSAPGAIAFGAALSISGFKISPFTFCGFLSRESPERRKELGRYLKFGHTLVFYETPYRYKAVLHDLDFALKEAKEDRNVFLCLDLTLESEFQFRGKLSELLKILDSLPKGNPVIVVSQKKGGPASQTVPKSFPKKNSQKHKNKK